A genomic segment from Janthinobacterium sp. 64 encodes:
- a CDS encoding extracellular catalytic domain type 1 short-chain-length polyhydroxyalkanoate depolymerase, translated as MVKPATKWLRGLLRAGKAQQRTATTLAKVLFGPVPAKPTAKPRSKPVAKAKAKTIAKPRARPAGDATPALAPFATPLSPPRVRKRTAPPPGKWLATHYAPLPELGQLPGRRLPYFLYLPEKAPSAAMRSRGRPLLVMLHGCEQSATQFAEGTRMNRLAERKGYAVLYPQQSLRSHARRCWKWYDKLTQEGGGDVRLIIGAIEQVAARYAIDRARIYICGISAGAGMAHIVALNHPHLFAALGLHSGPVFGAGHNLIGALGVMQHGAAARADAAIDEVLARQPAFPRLPTILLQGLADKVVRPINQTQLVRQSVRVNRLPADTLVTAQRLPGGAAGGRNPAHAYALHDYQVGQEVLLRVAQVEHLEHAWSGGDASLPFNDKARPDASKMLLDFFASHRRRR; from the coding sequence ATGGTAAAGCCCGCTACCAAATGGCTGCGCGGCTTGCTGCGCGCCGGTAAGGCGCAGCAGCGCACGGCGACCACACTGGCCAAGGTGCTGTTCGGGCCCGTGCCGGCCAAGCCCACGGCCAAACCCCGCAGCAAGCCCGTGGCCAAGGCCAAGGCCAAAACAATCGCCAAGCCGCGTGCCAGGCCGGCTGGCGATGCGACGCCCGCGCTGGCGCCGTTTGCCACGCCCCTGTCGCCGCCGCGCGTGCGCAAGCGAACGGCGCCCCCGCCGGGCAAGTGGCTGGCCACCCACTATGCGCCGTTGCCGGAGCTGGGGCAGTTGCCGGGCCGGCGCCTGCCATATTTTTTGTACCTGCCCGAGAAAGCGCCCAGCGCCGCCATGCGCAGCCGGGGCCGGCCGCTGCTGGTGATGCTGCATGGCTGCGAGCAGAGCGCCACGCAGTTTGCCGAAGGCACGCGCATGAACCGCCTGGCCGAACGCAAGGGCTATGCCGTGCTGTACCCGCAGCAATCGCTGCGTTCGCATGCGCGCCGCTGCTGGAAGTGGTACGACAAGCTGACGCAGGAGGGCGGCGGCGACGTGCGCCTGATCATCGGCGCCATCGAGCAGGTGGCGGCCCGCTACGCGATTGACCGCGCGCGCATCTATATCTGCGGCATTTCCGCCGGCGCCGGCATGGCGCATATCGTGGCCCTGAACCATCCCCATCTGTTTGCCGCGCTGGGCCTGCATTCGGGGCCCGTGTTTGGCGCCGGGCATAACCTGATCGGCGCGCTGGGCGTGATGCAGCATGGCGCTGCCGCCCGTGCCGACGCGGCCATCGATGAAGTGCTGGCGCGCCAGCCCGCGTTTCCCCGCCTGCCGACCATCCTGCTGCAAGGGCTGGCCGACAAGGTGGTGCGGCCCATCAACCAGACGCAGCTGGTGCGCCAGAGCGTGCGCGTGAACCGCCTGCCAGCCGATACCTTGGTGACGGCGCAGCGCCTGCCGGGCGGTGCGGCGGGCGGGCGCAATCCGGCGCATGCGTATGCGCTGCACGATTATCAGGTGGGCCAGGAAGTGCTGCTGCGCGTGGCGCAGGTCGAGCACCTTGAACACGCGTGGAGCGGCGGCGACGCCAGCCTGCCGTTCAACGACAAGGCCAGGCCCGACGCCAGCAAGATGCTGCTCGATTTCTTCGCCAGCCACCGCCGCCGCCGCTAA
- a CDS encoding PRC-barrel domain-containing protein: protein MSYLDRDILGMYRNHDGPGPALMGADTLIGDDVYNHDDEELGDIKEIMLDMRTGQIAYAVLSFGGILGMGDKLFAVPWERLTLDTVNKRFLLNVDKDLLKDAPGFDKDNWPDMGSDAWNQQMEAFYGSGTRYGSMAGSRMPSGSDLRGGASLQSGSEGSMSGTSMSGSRAGTGSSQGDLGSRSSLGDDDDLNRRT from the coding sequence ATGAGCTATCTGGACCGCGACATCCTGGGCATGTACCGCAACCACGACGGCCCGGGGCCGGCCCTGATGGGGGCCGATACCCTGATCGGGGACGATGTCTACAATCACGACGACGAGGAACTGGGCGACATCAAGGAAATCATGCTCGACATGCGCACCGGTCAGATCGCCTATGCCGTGCTGTCCTTCGGCGGCATCCTGGGCATGGGCGACAAGCTGTTTGCCGTGCCCTGGGAACGCCTGACCCTGGACACCGTCAACAAGCGCTTCCTGCTCAACGTGGACAAAGACCTGCTGAAAGACGCCCCCGGTTTCGACAAGGACAACTGGCCCGACATGGGCAGCGATGCGTGGAACCAGCAGATGGAAGCGTTCTATGGCAGCGGCACGCGCTATGGCAGCATGGCGGGCAGCCGCATGCCATCGGGCAGCGACCTGCGCGGCGGCGCCAGCCTGCAATCGGGCAGCGAAGGCAGCATGTCCGGCACCTCCATGAGCGGCAGCCGCGCCGGCACGGGCAGCAGCCAGGGCGACCTGGGCTCGCGCTCATCGCTCGGCGACGATGATGATCTCAATAGGCGCACTTGA
- a CDS encoding ShlB/FhaC/HecB family hemolysin secretion/activation protein: MSLALTLALGTVAAVQAQQVPTIGDVVRQIQPVTPPVTPPPSLPALGGVPAAPALQALPGDATSKVRVTQFVLEGNRVVDSAALLALLQPALGQTLTLVQLEELATRITRHYRSNGYFVARAYVPAQELTDGKLIIRVVEGHYGKFILSNTSRVQDSVVQGLLDEAKQRDNIVSLDSLERAMLIINDTPGVKVVQADVMPGEQVGTSDFAIRTQATPAWGAYVLLDNYGSTYTGKQRLRFNADWNSPSGRGDRLSASGMVTRNSGLLNGRLAYSMLLGSDGTRLEGALSRTTYELSDVYAALDASGTSNGVDLFLSKPLKRTREHTVEASLGVVYKDLKDEIGVTHTSVGKQLSSLSANISDRRTHAFLGFDGLTQSSTSLTVGRLRFKEAVAEAMDAAGADTQGNYAKLSLAASRISALPSQFLLTTSVRAQASLNNKSLDGVERMSVSGDGGVAAYPIGELSGDHAALLRAELARPLARGGTAQLSGSIFTDYGWAKSIAAPAGVPASRKLGDIGLGLSAMAGGVLLNLQLVHRTVGGVPTSESASRTRLLFQAGWVR, encoded by the coding sequence ATGTCGCTGGCGTTGACCCTGGCCCTGGGCACTGTCGCCGCGGTACAGGCGCAACAAGTACCCACCATCGGCGACGTCGTGCGCCAGATCCAGCCGGTGACGCCGCCGGTGACGCCGCCGCCATCGCTGCCTGCACTCGGTGGCGTGCCGGCTGCGCCAGCGCTGCAAGCCCTGCCCGGCGATGCCACCAGCAAGGTCAGGGTGACGCAGTTTGTGCTGGAAGGCAACCGTGTCGTCGACAGCGCTGCCCTGCTGGCGCTGCTGCAGCCGGCATTGGGCCAGACGCTGACCCTCGTCCAGCTCGAAGAGCTGGCCACCCGCATCACGCGCCATTACCGTTCCAACGGCTACTTTGTGGCCCGCGCCTATGTTCCGGCGCAGGAGCTGACCGATGGCAAGCTGATCATTCGCGTGGTGGAAGGCCACTACGGCAAATTTATCCTCAGCAATACTTCGCGCGTGCAAGATAGCGTCGTGCAAGGTTTGCTGGACGAGGCCAAGCAGCGCGATAATATCGTCTCGCTCGACAGCCTGGAGCGGGCCATGTTGATCATCAATGACACGCCTGGCGTCAAGGTGGTGCAGGCCGACGTGATGCCTGGCGAACAGGTCGGCACCTCGGACTTCGCCATCCGCACGCAAGCCACGCCCGCATGGGGCGCTTATGTGTTGCTGGATAACTATGGCTCGACGTACACGGGCAAGCAGCGCCTGCGCTTCAATGCCGACTGGAATTCGCCCAGCGGCCGCGGCGACCGCCTGTCAGCCAGCGGCATGGTCACGCGCAACAGTGGCTTGCTGAACGGCCGCCTGGCGTATTCGATGCTGCTGGGGTCGGATGGTACCCGTCTCGAAGGCGCGCTCAGCCGCACAACCTACGAGCTCAGCGATGTGTATGCCGCGCTCGATGCCTCGGGCACGTCCAACGGTGTGGACTTATTCCTGAGCAAACCGCTCAAGCGTACCCGCGAGCACACGGTGGAAGCGAGCCTGGGCGTGGTGTACAAGGATCTGAAGGACGAGATCGGCGTCACCCACACCTCGGTGGGCAAGCAGTTGAGCAGTCTCAGCGCCAATATCTCGGACCGCCGTACGCATGCTTTCCTGGGTTTCGATGGCTTGACCCAGAGTAGCACGAGCCTGACGGTAGGCCGCTTGCGTTTCAAGGAAGCGGTTGCCGAAGCGATGGATGCGGCCGGCGCCGATACGCAGGGTAACTATGCCAAGCTGAGTCTGGCGGCGTCGCGCATCAGCGCGCTGCCATCGCAGTTTCTGCTGACCACCAGCGTCAGGGCACAGGCGTCGCTGAACAATAAAAGCCTCGATGGTGTCGAACGCATGAGCGTTTCCGGTGACGGTGGCGTGGCCGCCTATCCGATCGGCGAACTCAGTGGCGACCATGCGGCGCTGCTGCGCGCCGAACTGGCCCGTCCGCTGGCGCGTGGCGGCACGGCGCAGCTGAGCGGCAGCATCTTCACCGATTATGGCTGGGCCAAGTCCATCGCCGCACCGGCCGGCGTCCCCGCGTCGCGCAAGCTCGGTGATATCGGCCTGGGCCTGAGCGCCATGGCTGGCGGCGTGCTGCTCAACCTGCAACTGGTGCACCGTACGGTCGGCGGCGTGCCGACCAGCGAGTCGGCGTCGCGCACGCGTTTGCTGTTCCAGGCTGGCTGGGTAAGGTAA
- the argA gene encoding amino-acid N-acetyltransferase → MENPTQFVQWLRSVAPYIHAFRGKTFVVAFPGELVSAGALQVLAHDLSLLHALDINVTVVYGSRPQVAEQLALRNVEGRFHNGVRITDIAALECAKEAAGELRLDIEAAFSQGLPNTPMSHAAIRIISGNFITARPLGVIDGVDLELTGITRKVDAETIHSILGSDGLVLLSPLGFSPTGEAFNLTMEDVACSAAIALHADKLIFITETPMMADATGVEIRELSSHQAEAVLMAGFLPDATAFYLKHCVKACHNGVERSHIVPFSMDGSALLELFTHDGVGTMISHENLESLRQATIEDVGGIIKLIEPLEADGTLVKRGRELIEREIDYFSVIEHDGVIFGCAALYPFPAQKMAEMACLTVNPEVQAQGDGERILKHMENRARAAGLNKLFVLTTRTSHWFKKRGFVPATVDDLPKDRQHMYNWQRKSQVLIKTL, encoded by the coding sequence ATGGAAAACCCTACCCAATTCGTCCAATGGCTGCGCTCCGTCGCGCCCTACATCCACGCCTTTCGCGGCAAGACCTTCGTGGTCGCCTTCCCCGGTGAACTCGTCAGCGCCGGGGCGCTGCAGGTGCTGGCCCATGATTTGTCCCTGCTGCATGCGCTGGACATCAATGTCACCGTCGTCTACGGCTCGCGGCCGCAAGTGGCGGAACAGCTGGCCTTGCGTAACGTCGAAGGCCGCTTCCACAACGGCGTGCGCATCACCGATATCGCCGCGCTGGAATGCGCGAAGGAAGCTGCCGGCGAGCTGCGCCTCGATATCGAGGCCGCGTTCAGCCAGGGCTTGCCGAACACGCCCATGTCGCATGCGGCCATCCGTATCATTTCCGGCAACTTCATCACGGCGCGCCCGCTGGGCGTGATCGATGGCGTGGACCTGGAACTGACGGGCATCACGCGCAAGGTCGACGCCGAAACCATCCATTCCATCCTCGGTTCGGACGGCCTGGTGCTGCTCTCGCCGCTGGGCTTCTCGCCGACCGGCGAAGCGTTCAACCTGACCATGGAAGACGTGGCCTGCAGCGCCGCCATCGCCCTGCACGCGGATAAACTGATTTTCATCACGGAAACGCCGATGATGGCAGACGCCACGGGCGTGGAAATCCGCGAACTGTCGTCGCACCAGGCCGAAGCCGTGCTGATGGCGGGCTTCCTGCCCGACGCCACGGCTTTCTATTTGAAACATTGCGTCAAGGCTTGCCACAACGGCGTCGAGCGCTCGCACATCGTGCCGTTCTCGATGGACGGTTCCGCCTTGCTGGAATTGTTCACCCATGATGGCGTGGGCACCATGATCAGCCATGAAAACCTGGAAAGCCTGCGCCAGGCCACCATCGAAGACGTGGGCGGCATCATCAAACTGATCGAGCCGCTGGAAGCGGACGGCACTTTGGTGAAGCGGGGCCGCGAGCTGATCGAGCGCGAAATCGATTATTTCTCCGTCATCGAGCATGATGGCGTGATCTTCGGCTGCGCCGCCCTGTACCCGTTCCCCGCGCAAAAGATGGCGGAAATGGCATGTTTGACGGTGAACCCGGAAGTGCAAGCCCAGGGCGACGGCGAACGCATCCTGAAACACATGGAAAACCGCGCGCGCGCCGCCGGCCTGAACAAACTGTTCGTGCTGACCACGCGCACCTCGCACTGGTTCAAGAAACGCGGCTTCGTGCCGGCCACCGTCGACGATTTGCCGAAGGACCGCCAGCATATGTATAACTGGCAGCGCAAGTCGCAGGTGCTGATCAAGACCCTGTAA
- the hrpA gene encoding ATP-dependent RNA helicase HrpA, whose product MSSASNKSSPPSTVANVPASGDVATPAATSAQGRQRPPVSQQRQQPPRAEQQKQQQQQRSAEGRPQAARPPREGQESRESRDAARAAREAEKAFRNPLPPITYPEDLPVSGRRAEIAKALTENQVIIVSGETGSGKTTQLPKICLELGRGQKGMIGHTQPRRIAASSTAKRIAQELGTPLGETVGFKVRFTDTLSRGASVKLMTDGILLAETQTDPLLKNYDTIIIDEAHERSLNIDFLLGYLKQLLPRRPDLKIIITSATIDAERFSRHFGTPEKPAPVIEVSGRLYQVEVRYRPVEREQVAMPGSGANADKPGQRTAAAREKRDLMDAVVDGVEELCRIGSGDVLVFLPGEREIRDCAEALRKHHPPHVEILPLFARLSAEEQERVFKTSNARRIVLATNVAETSLTVPGIRYVVDAGLARVKRYSYRNKVEQLQVEPIAQSAANQRAGRCGRVADGVCIRLYEEQDYLLRPKFTEPEILRSSLAAVILRMKSLHLTDVETFPFIEPPLARAIADGYQLLQELGAVDEVNQLTPLGNKLAKLPLDPRVGRMILAALDNACLTEVLIVAAALSVQDPRDRPMEHQQAADEAHKKFADEKSEFLSYLKIWRWFESAIEHKKTNRQLQDNCRTNFLSQMRLREWRDVHSQLLTIVKEQGWRLNEAPATYDNLHMALLTGLLGNIGFKGEDEPGAGYLGARGIKFHIWPGSSLLKKPGKWIMAAELVDTTRLYARCVAQIQPEWLEKVGEHLLKKSWGEPRWEKRSAQVTASERATLYGLVVYSQRRINYGNFNLPEAREIFIRDALVGGDFDTRAPFFAHNHKLIKDIENLEHKSRRLDVLVDDELIAAFYDKLLPVDVCNGAGFEKWHKEATRDNPKLLYLNREELMRHEAAGVTTDLFPKTMSVTGLEMGLTYHFEPGSVRDGVTLAVPLYALNQLPRERCEWLVPGMLKEKVHLLLKSLPQKLRRHCVPLPDYAAKFCERVHAAGVFGRGDLVDAIIADIRTQITINVLTTDFKPETLPAHHFMNFKVIDEHGRQLDMGRNLATLQAEFGGQARQSFQKLAEVSGVSGTGTPGAKVAGAQVASRLQAQSATVAAGKGASAAAAAPAPSNATVSQHMGLTAWTFGELPELLEIVQGKLTLIGFPALVDKGTHCDLEVFDDPTVAARTHKIGLRRLFALQMKEQIKYVEKSIPGLQQMGMQFMALGSQEELREQIINKALDIACLQDPLPLDAASFAKRQAEGKSRLVLLVNEIARLLSQVLTEFHGLPKRLQNIPAAAATDIQSQLQGLVHKRFLTENEYTQLAHFPRYLKAINVRLEKLRADPARDTKLMAEWQSAAAPYLRQSKDRQAGKNTDPKLVEFRWMLEELRVSLFAQELRTPMPVSAKRLQKVWESMQR is encoded by the coding sequence ATGTCTTCAGCCAGCAATAAGTCTTCCCCTCCTTCCACCGTTGCAAATGTGCCCGCCAGCGGGGATGTTGCCACGCCTGCCGCCACGTCTGCACAGGGCCGCCAGCGCCCGCCCGTGAGCCAGCAAAGGCAGCAGCCGCCGCGCGCGGAACAACAGAAACAGCAACAGCAGCAGCGATCGGCAGAGGGCAGGCCCCAGGCCGCGCGTCCGCCGCGCGAGGGGCAGGAAAGCCGCGAAAGCCGAGATGCCGCCCGCGCCGCGCGCGAAGCCGAAAAGGCTTTCCGCAACCCGCTGCCACCGATCACGTATCCGGAAGACTTGCCCGTCTCGGGCCGGCGCGCCGAAATCGCCAAGGCATTGACGGAAAACCAGGTCATCATCGTCTCGGGCGAGACGGGTTCCGGCAAGACGACCCAATTGCCGAAGATTTGCCTGGAGCTGGGACGTGGCCAGAAGGGCATGATTGGCCACACGCAGCCGCGGCGTATCGCCGCTTCCTCGACGGCCAAGCGCATCGCGCAGGAACTCGGTACGCCGCTGGGCGAAACGGTGGGCTTCAAGGTGCGCTTTACCGATACCCTGAGCCGTGGCGCCTCCGTCAAGCTGATGACGGACGGTATTTTGCTGGCCGAGACGCAGACCGACCCGTTGTTGAAAAATTACGACACCATCATCATCGATGAAGCGCACGAACGCAGCCTGAACATCGATTTCCTGCTCGGTTATTTGAAACAGCTGCTGCCGCGCCGGCCCGATCTGAAAATCATCATCACCTCGGCCACCATCGATGCGGAACGCTTTTCGCGCCATTTCGGCACGCCGGAAAAACCGGCGCCCGTGATCGAAGTGTCGGGCCGTCTGTACCAGGTGGAAGTGCGCTACCGTCCCGTGGAGCGCGAGCAGGTGGCCATGCCCGGTTCGGGTGCGAACGCCGACAAGCCGGGCCAGCGCACGGCTGCTGCGCGCGAAAAGCGCGACCTGATGGATGCCGTCGTCGATGGCGTGGAAGAACTGTGCCGCATCGGCTCAGGCGACGTGCTGGTGTTCTTGCCGGGCGAGCGCGAAATCCGCGACTGCGCCGAAGCGCTGCGCAAGCACCATCCGCCGCACGTGGAAATCCTGCCCCTGTTCGCCCGTTTGTCGGCCGAAGAGCAGGAGCGGGTCTTCAAGACCAGCAATGCGCGCCGCATCGTGCTGGCCACCAACGTGGCGGAAACCTCGCTGACCGTGCCCGGCATCCGCTACGTGGTCGATGCGGGCCTGGCGCGCGTGAAACGCTACAGTTATCGCAACAAGGTCGAACAGCTGCAGGTCGAGCCGATCGCCCAGTCCGCCGCCAACCAGCGCGCTGGCCGTTGCGGCCGCGTGGCCGATGGCGTGTGCATCCGTTTATATGAAGAGCAGGATTATCTGCTGCGCCCGAAATTCACGGAACCGGAAATCCTGCGCTCTTCGCTGGCCGCCGTCATCCTGCGCATGAAGTCATTGCACCTGACGGACGTGGAAACCTTCCCCTTCATCGAGCCGCCGCTGGCGCGCGCGATCGCCGACGGTTATCAATTGCTGCAGGAACTCGGTGCCGTCGACGAGGTGAACCAGCTCACGCCGCTCGGCAACAAGCTGGCCAAGCTGCCGCTCGATCCGCGCGTGGGCCGCATGATCCTGGCCGCGCTCGATAACGCGTGTCTGACGGAAGTGCTGATCGTCGCCGCGGCCCTGTCCGTGCAAGACCCGCGCGACCGCCCGATGGAGCACCAGCAGGCGGCCGACGAGGCGCACAAGAAGTTTGCCGATGAAAAATCGGAATTCTTGAGCTATCTGAAAATCTGGCGCTGGTTCGAGTCCGCCATCGAGCACAAGAAAACCAACCGCCAGTTGCAAGACAATTGCCGCACGAATTTCCTGTCGCAGATGCGCTTGCGCGAATGGCGCGACGTGCATTCGCAGCTGCTGACCATCGTCAAGGAGCAGGGCTGGCGATTGAATGAGGCACCGGCCACCTACGACAATCTGCACATGGCCTTGCTGACCGGCTTGCTGGGCAATATCGGCTTCAAGGGCGAGGACGAGCCGGGTGCCGGGTATCTGGGCGCGCGCGGCATCAAGTTCCATATCTGGCCCGGTTCCTCGCTGCTGAAAAAGCCGGGCAAGTGGATCATGGCGGCCGAACTGGTCGACACGACGCGGCTGTACGCGCGCTGCGTGGCGCAGATCCAGCCCGAATGGCTGGAAAAGGTCGGCGAACATCTGTTGAAAAAATCGTGGGGCGAGCCGCGCTGGGAAAAACGTTCGGCGCAGGTGACGGCGTCCGAACGGGCGACTTTATATGGACTGGTGGTGTACAGCCAGCGCCGCATCAATTACGGCAATTTCAACTTGCCGGAAGCGCGAGAGATTTTCATCCGCGACGCCCTCGTCGGCGGCGACTTCGATACGCGCGCGCCCTTCTTTGCGCACAACCATAAACTGATCAAGGATATTGAAAACCTTGAACACAAATCGCGCCGCCTGGACGTGCTGGTCGACGATGAACTGATCGCCGCCTTCTACGACAAGCTGCTGCCGGTGGACGTGTGCAATGGCGCCGGTTTCGAGAAATGGCACAAGGAAGCGACGCGCGACAATCCGAAGCTGCTGTATCTGAACCGCGAAGAGCTGATGCGCCACGAGGCGGCCGGCGTGACCACCGACCTGTTCCCGAAAACCATGTCCGTGACGGGCCTGGAAATGGGCCTGACGTACCACTTCGAGCCGGGCAGCGTGCGCGATGGCGTGACCTTGGCCGTGCCGCTGTATGCGCTGAACCAGTTGCCGCGCGAGCGCTGCGAATGGCTGGTGCCGGGCATGCTGAAGGAAAAAGTGCATCTGTTATTAAAATCCCTGCCGCAAAAGCTGCGCCGCCACTGCGTGCCGCTGCCTGACTATGCGGCGAAATTCTGCGAGCGCGTGCATGCAGCGGGCGTGTTTGGCCGCGGCGATCTTGTAGACGCCATCATCGCGGATATCCGCACGCAAATCACCATCAACGTGCTGACGACGGATTTCAAGCCGGAAACCCTGCCTGCCCATCACTTCATGAATTTCAAGGTGATCGACGAGCATGGCCGCCAGCTCGACATGGGCCGCAACCTGGCCACCCTGCAAGCGGAATTCGGCGGCCAGGCGCGCCAGAGTTTCCAGAAACTGGCCGAAGTGTCGGGCGTGTCCGGCACGGGCACGCCCGGTGCGAAGGTGGCGGGCGCGCAAGTGGCGTCGCGGCTGCAGGCGCAGAGCGCTACAGTGGCAGCAGGCAAGGGCGCGTCCGCCGCTGCCGCCGCGCCGGCGCCAAGCAATGCTACCGTCTCGCAGCACATGGGTTTGACGGCCTGGACCTTCGGCGAATTGCCGGAGCTGCTGGAAATCGTGCAGGGCAAGCTGACCCTGATCGGCTTCCCCGCGCTGGTCGACAAGGGCACGCATTGCGATCTGGAAGTGTTTGACGACCCGACCGTGGCCGCCCGCACGCACAAGATCGGTTTGCGCCGTTTGTTCGCGCTGCAAATGAAGGAGCAGATCAAGTACGTCGAGAAAAGCATTCCGGGCTTGCAGCAGATGGGCATGCAGTTCATGGCCCTCGGTTCGCAGGAAGAGCTGCGCGAGCAAATCATCAACAAGGCGCTCGACATTGCATGCCTGCAAGATCCGCTGCCGCTGGACGCCGCCTCGTTTGCCAAGCGCCAGGCGGAAGGCAAGTCGCGGTTGGTTCTGTTGGTGAATGAAATCGCCCGCCTGCTGTCGCAAGTGCTGACGGAATTTCACGGCTTGCCCAAGCGCTTGCAGAATATTCCCGCAGCGGCCGCCACCGATATCCAGTCGCAGTTGCAGGGCCTCGTGCACAAGCGTTTCTTGACGGAAAATGAGTACACGCAGCTGGCGCACTTCCCCCGCTATCTGAAGGCGATCAATGTGCGTCTGGAAAAACTGCGCGCCGACCCTGCGCGCGACACCAAGTTGATGGCCGAATGGCAATCGGCGGCCGCACCCTATCTGCGCCAGAGCAAGGACCGCCAGGCCGGCAAGAACACGGACCCGAAACTGGTCGAGTTCCGCTGGATGCTGGAAGAGCTGCGCGTGTCGCTGTTTGCGCAGGAATTGCGCACGCCGATGCCGGTGTCTGCCAAGCGTTTGCAAAAAGTATGGGAATCGATGCAGCGGTAG